The following nucleotide sequence is from uncultured Draconibacterium sp..
TTTGCCGGTAAAACCCCAGGAGCGGATAAAAGAATTACAGGCTTTGGAAAAAACAATCAGAAACAGCCGACAAACACAAATTTTTATCGAAACACCATACCGAAACAACCAACTGGTAAGCGACGTTTTAAAAGCCTGCTCGCCATCTACCTTGTTTTGTATAGCTGCCAATATTACCGGGGAGGATGAATTTATCCATACCAAAACCGTTCAGGATTGGAAAAAAGCCGGCACACCCGATTTGCACAAACAACCGGTAATCTTTTTGTTGGGGTAATAGTTTTTTAGATCAAATTGAGCTCCTGAAGCATTTTAAATTCCACCTCGAAATTTGGAGTAAAAATAGCCTTACCAAGGTTCTTCTCCACCTGTTTTTTTGTCCAGAAGCGGAGTTCCTCCACTTCATCTGACTGGATGCCGAAACCTTTATAATCGTAGGTAGTAAACAGGTAAATCAATTCGGCTTCCACCTCCGATTCCCATTTATATACTTTCTGCAGTTTTGCCGAAAACTCTTTTAAACCGATTTCCTCAAAAACTTCTTTTTTAAGTGCCTGCTCCAAAGTCTCTCCAGCCGAGATATGACCGCCGACAGCCGTATCCCATTTCCCGGGTTGAATGAGTTTATCAGCAGGGCGTTTTTGAATAAGGATAGCTCCTTTATTATTCAACACATGCAAATGTACCACCGGATGTAACAGCTTGCTTCCGTTGTGCACCTGGCTGCGTGGCGCCTGACCGGTAACTTTTCCATGTTCATCAACCAGCGGCACCCACTCTTCGTTGGTAAGCGCCTTTTGTTTCTTTTTCTGACGAAGCATTTCGAACAAAAAATAAACGCCAAAAATGATGTAGAATAATCCGCCACTGATAAATACCCAGGCTTCTTTGCTCATAAAAAAGGCCGAATAAAACACCAAAAAAGTATGCACCAAAAAGATGAAGAACAGGCTCTTCATACTTCGTCGCATCTGCTGCATTTGGGCAGTGTTAAACTCCACATCTTTCATGTAGCGCTGCCCCATCATTCCTACTATATTTACAGTTGAGAATGCTGAAATGGCAAGAACTGCCACCAGAATCAATTCGATCAGTCCGGGTTTCAGCTTGAAGAAAATATCGTTGTCGAGCAGTATGGAAACGCCACCAAGAACCACCAGTAACAACGTATCGAAAAGCACAAACTTTTCGAATCGCTTTTCTTTAACGGCAATCCAGGCCATTTCGGCCACACCTACCGCGATAGCAATAAAAAGCCCGATTTTAGTCCCCCATATTTCATCAGCAGCGATGAAAACAAACAGAGGAATAAAACCGGGCAGTAATTTTTTAAATAATTGTGCTCTGTTCATAGCAAACAAAGAGCAAAGGATTATTCTTCTTCGTTGGCAGAAATCTCAAAAGGAATAACCTTGTAAATTTCCACCTCCATTAATACTGTTTGAAAAGCTCCGATAGCATACCCTGAACCTTGCTGACCGTAAGCCAGTTCAGAGTTGATCACCAGGCGAGATCTTGTTCCGGGCTGCATATAGGTCAAACCTTCTTCAAGCCCCTTAATCGACCCTCCGGTACCAACAGTAACCTCGTAAGGCTCGAATCTGTGCCCATCGAGATAACCGTTTGTTTCGTCAACCAACAAACTGTCCGGCCCTTCAGTTAACGACCAGGTAGCATAAAACAATTGAACACGGTCGCCTACTTTTATGGTGTCACCTTCGCCGGTACCCGGCTCATTAAAATAATAAAGACCAGATGGAGTAGCTTCCGCACCGGGATGCGCAATTGCCAAATAATCATCCAGTAACGCCAATTCATTATCCCTCATTTTTTGGTAATCAATTCCGTCGTTACAGGCAAAAAAGGCAACAGCCCCTAACATCAATAAAATATATGAAAATGTTTTCTTCATCTGATCTCTAATTATTTTCTATGGTTTAAAAACAGTGTTGTTCAATTAATAATATTCTGCAAATTTAATTATGTGGTTTGATTTCTACCATTTCTACATAAAAAACTATTGTAGTATTTGGTGGAATGCTGCCGGCACCGGTTTCTCCATACCCTAGCTCTGAAGGAATAATTAAAAAAGCAGCACCTTCTTCATCAATAAAGCGCGTTGCGTCATTCCATCCGTTAATCAATCCTTCGCCACCTAACACATACTCCCAGGTATTGTCCCCGGTCGAATCAAATATGCCACCATCGATAAAGCTACCAGTATATTTTACTACACAGGTATCTCCATCCTGAGGGAAAACGCCGTTTCCAATCGAATCGGTAATGTAATAAACACCCAGCGCTGTTGTATCAATATCCAGCCCCCTGTTGGTCAGGGTATCAAGATACTCTGCTAACAATGCATCCTCTTCAGCTTTTGTTGGCGGAATATATGGTTCTCCCTCGTCGATACACGACGCCACTGTAACTCCGATAATAATCGCCAATAAAAATCTTGTAACTAATCTCCTTTTCATTTTTAACATTTTTAAATAGTTGTTTCCAACAACTGATGCTTATACTCAGGTAAAAGTTGCGTGAACTTTAATAAAGTTTCTTCAAAATTTAGTTCCGACTCACCCCCCGCTGCGTTCAAATGCCCGCCACCATTGAAATGGCTCGATGAAAATTCGTTGGCCGGAAAATTACCTTTTGAGCGAAAAGAGGCTTTAACGTATTCCTCTTTTTCGATAAAAAGCGCACTAAAAACTATATTTTTTATCGATAGCGGGTAATTTACAAACCCTTCGGTATCGCCGGGCTGAAAATTAAAACGCTTCAATTCCTCTTTGCTGATACTAATCACTGCAGCTCTGTACTCGGGAAAAACCTTCATTTTATCGTTCAGGCAAAATCCGAGTAATTTCATCCGGTCGGCTGAAAAATTATGAAATACTGCCGACTGTATTTTATCCGTTTCAATATCATGGTTCAGCAATTCCGAAACCACCTTAAAAGTATTTTTAGAAATATTGTGGCTAAAACCACCTGTGTCAGTCAAAATACCGGTGTAAAGTGCCTCTGCTGCTTTTTTCGAAAAATATGAGCTGAAACCTGTTTCCGTCAACACATCAAAAACCAGTTCGCAAGTTGAACTGTACGAAGTTTCGGAAACCATAAAATCGCAAAACTGTGTTGGGTACGGATGATGATCGATCAATACCTTTTCATGCTCAAATTCGAGAATTTTCTTTTCCAGTTTCCCGGCGCGCGAAGCTTCGTTAAAATCCACACAGATCATTGCATCGGCCTGTTCCAACCAGCTTTTAGCTTTCTTTTTGTCTTTATCGTAAATCATTACCGGAACATCTGAAGAAAACCATTTCAAAAACACGGGATAGTCGTTTGCTGACAGCACTTTAACCTCGTGACCAAAATCGGCAAGTACCTGCCCAAGTCCCAGTGCCGAGCCAATAGCATCGCCGTCCGGATTTTCATGCGGAATAATTACCAGCTTCTTTTTCGAAGTGGCTAATAATGCCTTAATCGATGTAATAATCTCTATGTCAGTATTTTTCAAAATTCGCAAAAATTAGAATTGGCAAAGATAAAAAATCTTACCTCGCCTGAAAACGCTTATAACCCAAATTTTGTTAATATTGTAAAAGACAAGCTTTTATTAATGGCTTGAACCAATAAACAGACAATAAATATCTAAATCTTTTAAAATGGCTGGAAACAGAACCTTTACAATGATTAAGCCCGGTGCGGTGAGAAAGAACTACGAGGGCGCAATTTTAAAAATGATAAACGATGCAGGTTTTAAAATTCGCGCAATGAAACTCACGCGCATGTCGACAACTCAAGCCGGTGCTTTTTACGAAGTCCACAAAGGAAAACCTTTCTACGATAACCTGGTTAAGTTTATGAGCTCGGGGCCAATTGTTGCCGCCATTTTAGAAAAAGAAAATGCCATTGAAGATTTTCGCAAACTGATTGGAGCTACCAATCCGGAAAATGCTGCAGAAGGCACCGTTCGGAAATTGTTTGCCTGCAGTGTTACCGAAAATGCGGTCCATGGTGCCGACAGCGATGAAAACGCCACTCGCGAAGCCGACTTTTTCTTTTCAACTTTCGAACGTTTTTACGATTACGAATAAATTTTACACCGCCTTTCAAGACGGTGATGACTGATAGAACGAATCATAATAATTTTTCAGGAATTTTGTAAATTAAAATCTACAAAATTCCTGAAAAATCACGGACAGTTACTCTCTATCTTGACACCGCTCTAAAGAACGGTGCAAAAAATGTTAACAATTTTATTCAACACTAATTACAGCTGTTGTTTCGTGCGATTCCCCGGGAGCCAGATTAATCTGATCGTTGATTTTGTTCACAGTTTCGAGGCATACAAAAGTTTCGTGTCCATCGTTGGGCATGTCACTCATCTGTTCGCATGCTTCGGCACCGGGATTCCATACGGTTGAGCACTTACTGCCCTCTTTGGCAATTCGGATGTCGCGTTTAAAATACGGATCATGAATAATACAATCGGCTTTGGTATCGAAATAATGCCTTGTTGTAGCTTCTGATACTTCCAGCAATTCTTCCTCCTGAATATAACGATTGCCGTCCAGCTGGTTTTCGTAATGCGTATTTTGCAGTCCGGCAATTTTTATGTTTTCAATTGCCGATAAATTAAAATAAGTGTGCAATGCCGATGTGTATGAAATAGCCGAATCAGAAGGATTGGTAACCTTTAAAGTAACCGACAATGAATCGCCAATTTCAAAAATCATTTCAGCAACAAAATCATGGGGCCAGTAGGCTTTGGTTTCTTCCGACGATTTTAGCTGCATGGAAACGTAAGTCTCCCCTTTTTCCAAAGTATCTACCTCGGTAACTTCCCACATCGATGTACGGGCAAATCCGTGTTGCGGCAAGGCCGAATCGTTGACATGCGGGCCAAACCACGGAAAACAAACCGGAATACCTCCACGAATTGCTTTGCCTTTTTCGAAAACGCTGTACGGACTCATCCACAAAACACCGGTGGTTCGCATGGGCCTAAAACTGGTAATTTGTGCGCCATACAGGCAAATATCAGCTTCAGCATATTTATTTGTTATTGTTATAAAAGGCAGATCGCCATCGAGTTCCATAAAACCAACTTCGCCTTCAACTCCAAATTTTTCGTTTAATTCGTCTATGTTCATTTCTATTTAGTTTCAGATTTTAAGGATCCGGAATCAAGGATCGGGTATTCAGGATCAAGTAATTATTTAAAAACAATTCGGGTAATCATTTCTTCACCTGCATTCTGGTTAATGCGCCGGCAAATTTCTTCGCGCATTAAAAACAACTCGTTTTTCACTACTGCCGAGGTTATTTCAACATATAAAATCCGGTTGCGGATGTATATATTGCGGGTGTAACGTGCAATGGTTTTTCCGAGCAGGTTTTCCCAGCCCTGCACAATATCCACTTCTTTCAATTTCCGCTCGATGCGGTTTTCCTCGATATACTGTTTTAAAACCTCGCTTAACGATTGTGTATTACTTCGTCTCATTGTGCCAGTTCTACTTTTCCGTTTTCTACTTTAAAAATACGATAATCGGCATCCATCCTTTTAATTATGGTGTCGAGATGCTCGCGATTGGTGTCTGTAAGAAATATCTGACCAAACTGTTCGCTCGCTACAGCCGTAACTATTTGCTCTACGCGGTGCTGATCCAGTTTATCAAATATATCATCCAGTAAAAGAATGGGATTTATTCCCGAAATCTCTTTTATGAACTCGAATTGCGCCAGTTTCAGTGCTACGAGGTAGGTCTTTTTCTGCCCTTGCGATCCTAACTTTTTTATTGGGTATTCACCAATATTTAATAACAGATCGTCTTTATGAATTCCAACGGTGGTATACTGTGCCGCCCGATCTTTATGTAAAGACGCTTTTAGCATTGTTGCAAGATCCGATTCATACAGATCCGACTGATGAACCAATTCCACCACTTCGTTTCCTCCCGATATATAATTATAGTAGCGTTGAAAAACCGGAATCAGCTTTTCTACAAAACGTGTACGTTCTGCATGAATCCGTGTTCCGTACTCCACCAGCTGATCGTCCCAGATGCCCAACAGTTCTTCGTCGAAATAACGATCGCTGGCAAATTGTTTCAGCAGATTATTCCGCTGCGTCAGTGCCCGGTTGTATTTCAAAAGATCGTCGAGGTAAGTTTGGTTGTACTGCGATATTACACCGTCCATAAATTTACGGCGCTCGTCGCTGCCACCTAAAATCAGGTTTACATCCGATGGCGTAATCATAACCAAAGGCAACAAACCAATATGTTCCTGCAGCTTTTTATACACCTTTGTATTGCGTTTAAACTGCTTTTTCTGCCCTTTTTGCAAACCACAATTAATGGTTTCTTTCGATTCTATTCGGCTGTAGTTCCCGTTCAGCATAAAAAAGTTTTCTTCGTGATTGATATTCAGCTGATCAGTAGCATTAAAAAAGCTCTTGCAAAACGACAGGTAATAGATAGCGTCGAGCATATTGGTTTTTCCGGCACCGTTTTTCCCGATAAAACAATTCAGTTTGGGCGAAAATTCAGCCTTTACCTCCAGAATATTTTTAAAATTTACAATTGAAATCTCTTCAATATGCATTCTCAGTTTCTTTGTATTCGTTCGTACAAAACTAAATAAAAACGCTGCACATTTCTGAAATGTTGACAAAAAGGAGTTAATAACACAGCGATGTTGATTATTCTGAAAAATAAAACAAGCATTGGTTTAGCTGTTTTGAAAAAAAAGCTATTTTTGCGGCACAATTTTGAAAAAGAGACAAATGGCAAAGAAGAATGTAAAGCAAGACGATAATTTACAGGAACTTGAAAGTGCGCTAACAAAAACAGAACAATTTGTTGAAGATAATTCGAAAATCATCAGCTACGTGGTTGGTGGAATTATCATAGTTGTTGCCGCCTATCTTGGGTTTAACAAATTTTATGTACAACCAAAAGAAGACGAGGCAATATCGCAAATGTTTATGGCCGAGAATTATTTCGAAAAAGATTCGTTTAATCTGGCAATCAACGGCGATGGTAACTACCTGGGGTTCCTTGATATTATTGATGATTACGGAATGACTAAATCGGCTAACCGTGCAAAATACTACACTGGTATTTCGTACCTGTACCTTGGTCAGTACGAAGATGCACTGGATTACTTAAATGATTTTAAATCCGATGATTTGCTATTGGCTCCTGTAGCAGAAGGTGCAAAAGGAGATGCTTACCTTGAATTAGGTGAGACCGACAGTGCACTGAAACAATACAAAAAAGCCTATTCAGTTAGCGATAACGAATTAACGACTCCGGTTTACATGATGAAAGCAGCTAACCTGCTTGAATCAACAAACAAGCTGGAAGATGCACTGGCGTTGTACGAAGATATTAAAGCGGAATATCCGCAATCTTCGGAAGGCACAAATGCCGACCGCTATATTGCCCGCATCAAAACAAAATTGAATTAAAAAAGAATTCAAACGATAGTTAAACCCCTCTTCGGAGGGGTTTTTTTGTTTGTATTAGTATATTAGAGGTGAGTAATGAGTTATCAGTACTGAGATTTGAGAATCAAGATAGAGTATCAAGTATCAATTACGATCATTTCTCACGACTAAATACTAATCTCACATTACTAAAAAAGAAAAAATTATGGCAACAAAAGATTTATCAGCATACGATATTAATTCGGTACCATCAGCAGAAAACATGCGTTTCGGCGTGGTAGTAGCCGAATGGAACTGGGAAATTACATCGGCACTGGCAAACGGCGCTGTTGACACCTTAAAAAAACACGGTGCTACCGAAGAAAACATTTCTGTAAAATATGTTCCCGGAACTTTTGAGCTTCCGCTGGGCGGACAGTATTTTGCTGAATTGGATAATGTAGACGCTGTAATTCTGCTGGGTTGCGTAATTCAGGGCGACACCCGCCACTTCGATTATATTTGCGAAGGCGTAACACAAGGCACAAAAGATTTAAACCTGAAATACAACAAACCGTTTATTTTTGGTGTTCTTACTACAAATAACGAACAACAAGCGCTCGACCGTGCCGGAGGAAAACTGGGCAATAAAGGCGACGAAGCTGCCATCACTGCCATTAAAATGGTGGCATTGCAACAGTCGTTTAAGTAAGTGAGACTCTGATTTCAGAATCCGTCAACTGACTGAGAACTGAAATTATCAATTCGAACTCCTGCCCGTCCGGCAGGCGGGTATCCCGATGTGCAACCATCGGGATTTAAAATGTTTCCCTCTGCCATTTTGTTTGAGCGCATAAATTCAACTAAATGAAACAGGTTCTGCACATAAAAAATATGGTTTGTAACCGCTGTATAAAAGTGGTGAAAGAAGAACTTGAGAAACTTGATATACAGGTTGAATCAATAGAATTGGGTAAAGTCGGCATTTCCGAAAATCTGGATAAAGCCCAAACCGAGGAAGTGCGTTCGGTACTAAATGACAATGGTTTTGAGTTGATGGACGATAAAAAAAGCCAGCTGATTGACCGGATTAAAACCATTATCATTGAAAAAACACATTACTCAAACGAAGATAAGGAACCGGTTAACTTCTCGGAAATGATTGCAGGAGAAGTTGGTCACGATTATTCGTATTTGAGCAAGTTGTTTTCATCGGTGGAAGGAATTACCATCGAGAAGTATATCATCAATCAAAAAATCGAAAAAGTTAAAGAGCTCCTGGTTTACGGCGAGCTTACCTTAAACGAAATATCTTATCAACTGGGATACAGCAGTGTACAACACTTATCAAACCAGTTTAAAAAGGTTACCGGATTAACGCCTTCGCACTTTAAAAACCTGAAAGAAAACAAGCGCAAACCGCTTGACGAGGTTTAGCAAAACACAAAACTTCTTTTTACTCACTTTTTACTCTGGTAAATTACCGTCTCGCGCAGATGACGCCGATTTGCGCAGAAAAACTTTCACCCATTGGGTGAAAGAAAATCAGCGGTAATCAGCGAAATCTGCGTGAAATCCCAAAATATTATAAATCATTTCCAAAATCGTGTAACAAAGTCCGTTCTTCTATTGCTTTACTTTGTATTGTAATATTTAATAGAATGCAAGCAGGACAATACATATTAAAATTTTTAGGCGACTTCGCTACTATCTTAGGTGAGATGGCCCCTTATCTTTTATTGGGATTTTTCTTTGCAGGACTATTGTATGCATTTATTCCACGCGAAAAAATAGACAAGTATTTTAATGGATCGCCATTTCGCTCCTCTATTTTTTCATCATTATTCGGAATTCCACTGCCATTATGTTCTTGTGGAGTAATTCCTACGGGAGCGGCTTTGTATAAAAATGGTGCTTCAAAAGGAGGAACTGTCTCGTTTATGATTTCTACACCGCAAACCGGTGTCGATTCTATTTTGGCAACATTTTCGCTCATGGGATTGCCGTTTGCCATTATCCGACCAATTGCCGCTTTAATTACCGGAATTTCAGGAGGTTTAATTACAAGCGTAATTACAAAAAAAGAACCTGTACAACCGTACGTTGCAGACAAAACTTCAAAACCGAAAACAGTGGGACAGAAAATCAAGGCTATTTTTCGTTACGGTTTTGTGGAGTTCATCCAGGATATCTCGAAATGGCTGATCATTGGGTTGGTTTTAGCCGCCATTATTTCAGCTCTGATACCCAACGATTTCTTTGAACTATTAAACCTGTCGCCAATATTGCAAATGCTGCTAATTTTGGTTGTATCGGTTCCCTTATACATTTGTGCAACCGGTTCTATTCCGCTGGCAGCCATACTTATATTGAAAGGAGTCAGCCCGGGAGCGGCCTTTGTATTGCTTATGGCCGGACCGGCAACCAATGCAGCAACAATTACAATGATTGGTAAAGTTTTGGGCAAAAAAAGTCTGTTCACTTATCTCGGAACAATTATTATCGGTGCTATGGGATTTGGCCTGATCATCGATTACCTGTTACCGGTACAGTGGTTTACCGAAATTACCCAACAACATTTGGGACACGATCACGGAACTCACTTGGCCTGGTGGCAAATTGCTTCAGGAGTTTTACTTCTGGGATTGATCATAAACGGCTACATTCAGCGGTACCGGACTCCAAAAGAACAAACTAAATCACAATTAAAGAATAATACAATGCAATTAAAAACGATTAAAGTTGAAGGGATGACTTGCAACCATTGCAAGGCAAATGTAGAGACTAACCTGCAAAAACTGGCATTTGTAGATAGTGCAGTGGTAAACCTGGCCGAAAAAACGGTAACTTTAGAGGGCGACGACATCGATCTGGATAAAGTAATAGAAACCGTTGAATCAATTGGCTATAAAGCAGTGTAAGGTTTATTTAAGCAAACTTTGCCAAACACCTGGCAGGTTTGTTTAAACCTTTAGTTTTGTAAAATGTTTATTTAGTGAGGTTTAATTTATAAATGATAAGAAAACTCAACCATATTATTTTAGCAAGCCTGTTGTTGATTTCAACAATGGGATTGGCTGTGAGCAAACATTACTGCCACAGTTCGCTGGTTGATGTTTCTTTTTTCGCCCAGGCAGATTCGTGCTGCGACGATGGCGGATGTTGTACCAACGACAATCATTTTTACCAGGTAAAAGAAGATTTTTCAGCACCGGTAATTTCAACAATTCCGTTACTGGCCGAAATTGACGTTTTGGGACAGACACTGCTTGATCCTGATATTCTAATCCCCAACGAATTAACTGAAGATTTCGAATTAACAAACGCCCCTCCTCCACCAACGGTATTGGAGTTTCTTGCCGACGAACAAGTATATCTTTTATGAAATTATTATGATAAATAATCAGGTCATGAACACTCATGATCCGGATTCTCTATTGTATTAATCTCATAGCAAAAAAAGGTATGCTCAATAAAATCATAAAGTTTTTTCTTGAAAATAAGCTGGTTACAATATTGGTTCTGATTCTGCTTGTAAGCTGGGGAATCATAACATCGCCGTTTGGCTGGGACACCGGTGTTTTGCCAAAAGATCCGGTGCCGGTAGACGCCATTCCGGATATTGGCGAAAACCAGCAAATTGTATTTACCCAATGGATGGGACGTTCGCCTCAGGATATCGAGGATCAGATTTCTTATCCGTTAACTACCTATTTGTTGGGTATTCCGGGTGTTAAATCAATCCGCAGTTCATCCATTTTCGGTTTCTCCAGCATTTACATCATTTTTAACGAAGATGTTGAGTTTTATTGGTCACGTTCGCGGATACTCGAAAAATTGAATTCATTACCGTCGGGACTTTTGCCGGATGGTGTTCAGCCCGCGCTTGGTCCGGATGCTACTGCACTCGGACAGGTTTACTGGTACACCATTGAAGGACGCGACAAAGATGGGAATCCTACCGGAGGTTGGGATTTGCACGAAATCCGAACGGTGCAGGATTATTTCGTCAAGTATTCATTAAATGCTGCCGAAGGTGTTTCTGAAGTGGCTTCAATTGGCGGTTTTGTGCAGGAATATCAGATCGACGTAAATCCCGATGCATTGAAAGCTTACAACATTCCGCTTCATAAGGTAATGCAGGCTGTTCAGAAATCGAACCGCGATGTGGGAGCAAAAACGATTGAAATCAACCAGGCAGAATACCTGGTTCGCGGACTGGGTTACATTAAAAATGTTGAGGATATTGAAAAAGCCGTTGTGGCGGTTCAGGACAATGTGCCGATTCGGGTAAAAGACATTGCTGTTGTTAGTCTTGGTCCTTCCACTCGTCGTGGTGCACTCGATAAAGACGGTGCCGAAGTTGTTGGAGGTGTTGTGGTTGCCCGTTATGGGGCAAACCCGCTTGAAGTCATCAACAACGTAAAAGCTAAAATTGCGGAAATCGCACCCGGCCTCCCGAAAAAGACGCTGGACAACGGCGTGGAAAGCCAATTAACAATCGTTCCGTTTTACGATCGTTCAACACTGATTCATGAAACGCTGGGAACACTGGAAGAAGCGCTTTCGCTCGAAATTCTGATCGCTATTTTGGTGGTTATTGTAATGGTGCTGAACCTGCGCGCTTCGTTACTTATCTCTAGTTTGCTGCCCATATCCGTGCTTATGGTTTTTATTGCCATGCGCTATTTCCATGTCGATGCAAATATTGTTGCCCTTTCGGGTATCGCCATCGCCATCGGAACCATGGTGGATTTGGGCATTATTCTCTCCGAAAACATTATAAAGCACATTGAAGAAGCACCCTCCGGACAAAAACTTATTACAACAGTTTACGACGGAGCCGCTGAAGTAAGTTCAGCAATTTTAACAGCTGTTTCTACCACCATAGTAAGTTTTATTCCGGTATTTACCATGCAGGCTGCCGAAGGAAAACTGTTTGGCCCGCTGGCGTTTACCAAAACATTTGCATTGGTAGCTGCGCTAATTGTTTCGTTGATATTTCTGCCGGCTTTTGCTCACTGGGTATTTGGCGCAAAAATCAAAAAGAAAAATATTGTGCGCTGGCTGAACATTGCCATCATCCCGGCTGGAATAGTTGCACTTTTTGCAGAATATTTGTGGGCCGGTACAATACTAATCGCCTTTGGTATCTCCGGTTTACTCAATCATATTTACGGCAATAGAACATCAACAAATAAAACCGAAGATTCAAAAATCACCGCTTCACTGAAAAAAATTGGGTTACTGGTTTTAAACCACGCAAGTATAATTATTTCAGTTATTGCCGTGGTTTGGCTGCTGGCCAAATACTGGCTGCCACTGGGCGCTTCAAGAACGATCGTTACCAACTTCATTTTTGTTGGCCTGCTGGTCGGAATTATCCTGGGAGCTTTTCTGCTACTCGAACACTTCTACAAACACATTTTAACCTGGTGTCTGGATCATAAAGTTGCATTTTTGCTTATTCCATCTTTCCTTATTTTGGTTGGAATCACTTCATGGATGGGATTTAACAACCTGTTTGGCTTTGTACCGAAAGGTTTTGATAAACTGGGATGGAATGTACGTACAACAAAAGTTTGGTCGACACTGGCACATTCTTTCCCTGGAATTGGTAAAGAATTTATGCCGTCGCTCGATGAAGGAAGTTTTCTGTTG
It contains:
- a CDS encoding NUDIX domain-containing protein — translated: MNRAQLFKKLLPGFIPLFVFIAADEIWGTKIGLFIAIAVGVAEMAWIAVKEKRFEKFVLFDTLLLVVLGGVSILLDNDIFFKLKPGLIELILVAVLAISAFSTVNIVGMMGQRYMKDVEFNTAQMQQMRRSMKSLFFIFLVHTFLVFYSAFFMSKEAWVFISGGLFYIIFGVYFLFEMLRQKKKQKALTNEEWVPLVDEHGKVTGQAPRSQVHNGSKLLHPVVHLHVLNNKGAILIQKRPADKLIQPGKWDTAVGGHISAGETLEQALKKEVFEEIGLKEFSAKLQKVYKWESEVEAELIYLFTTYDYKGFGIQSDEVEELRFWTKKQVEKNLGKAIFTPNFEVEFKMLQELNLI
- a CDS encoding FKBP-type peptidyl-prolyl cis-trans isomerase; translation: MKKTFSYILLMLGAVAFFACNDGIDYQKMRDNELALLDDYLAIAHPGAEATPSGLYYFNEPGTGEGDTIKVGDRVQLFYATWSLTEGPDSLLVDETNGYLDGHRFEPYEVTVGTGGSIKGLEEGLTYMQPGTRSRLVINSELAYGQQGSGYAIGAFQTVLMEVEIYKVIPFEISANEEE
- a CDS encoding FKBP-type peptidyl-prolyl cis-trans isomerase; amino-acid sequence: MKRRLVTRFLLAIIIGVTVASCIDEGEPYIPPTKAEEDALLAEYLDTLTNRGLDIDTTALGVYYITDSIGNGVFPQDGDTCVVKYTGSFIDGGIFDSTGDNTWEYVLGGEGLINGWNDATRFIDEEGAAFLIIPSELGYGETGAGSIPPNTTIVFYVEMVEIKPHN
- a CDS encoding bifunctional oligoribonuclease/PAP phosphatase NrnA is translated as MKNTDIEIITSIKALLATSKKKLVIIPHENPDGDAIGSALGLGQVLADFGHEVKVLSANDYPVFLKWFSSDVPVMIYDKDKKKAKSWLEQADAMICVDFNEASRAGKLEKKILEFEHEKVLIDHHPYPTQFCDFMVSETSYSSTCELVFDVLTETGFSSYFSKKAAEALYTGILTDTGGFSHNISKNTFKVVSELLNHDIETDKIQSAVFHNFSADRMKLLGFCLNDKMKVFPEYRAAVISISKEELKRFNFQPGDTEGFVNYPLSIKNIVFSALFIEKEEYVKASFRSKGNFPANEFSSSHFNGGGHLNAAGGESELNFEETLLKFTQLLPEYKHQLLETTI
- a CDS encoding nucleoside-diphosphate kinase codes for the protein MAGNRTFTMIKPGAVRKNYEGAILKMINDAGFKIRAMKLTRMSTTQAGAFYEVHKGKPFYDNLVKFMSSGPIVAAILEKENAIEDFRKLIGATNPENAAEGTVRKLFACSVTENAVHGADSDENATREADFFFSTFERFYDYE
- a CDS encoding D-hexose-6-phosphate mutarotase, with product MNIDELNEKFGVEGEVGFMELDGDLPFITITNKYAEADICLYGAQITSFRPMRTTGVLWMSPYSVFEKGKAIRGGIPVCFPWFGPHVNDSALPQHGFARTSMWEVTEVDTLEKGETYVSMQLKSSEETKAYWPHDFVAEMIFEIGDSLSVTLKVTNPSDSAISYTSALHTYFNLSAIENIKIAGLQNTHYENQLDGNRYIQEEELLEVSEATTRHYFDTKADCIIHDPYFKRDIRIAKEGSKCSTVWNPGAEACEQMSDMPNDGHETFVCLETVNKINDQINLAPGESHETTAVISVE
- a CDS encoding DUF721 domain-containing protein; amino-acid sequence: MRRSNTQSLSEVLKQYIEENRIERKLKEVDIVQGWENLLGKTIARYTRNIYIRNRILYVEITSAVVKNELFLMREEICRRINQNAGEEMITRIVFK
- a CDS encoding DNA replication/repair protein RecF, with protein sequence MHIEEISIVNFKNILEVKAEFSPKLNCFIGKNGAGKTNMLDAIYYLSFCKSFFNATDQLNINHEENFFMLNGNYSRIESKETINCGLQKGQKKQFKRNTKVYKKLQEHIGLLPLVMITPSDVNLILGGSDERRKFMDGVISQYNQTYLDDLLKYNRALTQRNNLLKQFASDRYFDEELLGIWDDQLVEYGTRIHAERTRFVEKLIPVFQRYYNYISGGNEVVELVHQSDLYESDLATMLKASLHKDRAAQYTTVGIHKDDLLLNIGEYPIKKLGSQGQKKTYLVALKLAQFEFIKEISGINPILLLDDIFDKLDQHRVEQIVTAVASEQFGQIFLTDTNREHLDTIIKRMDADYRIFKVENGKVELAQ
- a CDS encoding tetratricopeptide repeat protein, whose protein sequence is MAKKNVKQDDNLQELESALTKTEQFVEDNSKIISYVVGGIIIVVAAYLGFNKFYVQPKEDEAISQMFMAENYFEKDSFNLAINGDGNYLGFLDIIDDYGMTKSANRAKYYTGISYLYLGQYEDALDYLNDFKSDDLLLAPVAEGAKGDAYLELGETDSALKQYKKAYSVSDNELTTPVYMMKAANLLESTNKLEDALALYEDIKAEYPQSSEGTNADRYIARIKTKLN
- the ribH gene encoding 6,7-dimethyl-8-ribityllumazine synthase — encoded protein: MATKDLSAYDINSVPSAENMRFGVVVAEWNWEITSALANGAVDTLKKHGATEENISVKYVPGTFELPLGGQYFAELDNVDAVILLGCVIQGDTRHFDYICEGVTQGTKDLNLKYNKPFIFGVLTTNNEQQALDRAGGKLGNKGDEAAITAIKMVALQQSFK